In the genome of Candidatus Hydrogenedentota bacterium, one region contains:
- a CDS encoding MaoC family dehydratase N-terminal domain-containing protein, with amino-acid sequence MKISSEYVGRTCLRLETTVTPRRAMNYAAAVGDGNPWHLDDTRPEGIVAPPMLAVALTWPISERFSEFWGETGFPTELLARQVHYSESLTWTRPIQAEERLFIDGRVLAILPHRGGTHLILEYTATDPAGETVFVERIGGLLRGVGCLDAGRGGGGLKFDNDYAGDGPPLWRETLRIDPLAAHWYDAGADIHFPIHTSPAFARFVGLPGAIYHGTATLSLALRELVRREAGNDPRRVRSLSCLFTAMVTPGSEITVELLGKEKEESGTSLAFTVKNQAGKTALRAGSLLIADD; translated from the coding sequence ATGAAAATATCCTCCGAATATGTGGGCCGCACCTGCCTGCGGCTGGAAACCACCGTGACGCCAAGGCGCGCCATGAACTATGCCGCCGCCGTGGGCGACGGCAACCCATGGCACCTGGACGACACCCGCCCGGAGGGGATTGTGGCCCCGCCCATGCTGGCCGTGGCGCTGACCTGGCCGATATCGGAGCGGTTCTCCGAATTTTGGGGGGAAACCGGATTTCCCACCGAACTGCTCGCGCGCCAGGTGCATTACAGCGAGTCGCTGACCTGGACACGGCCGATTCAGGCGGAGGAGCGGCTGTTCATAGACGGCAGGGTGCTTGCCATACTTCCACACCGGGGGGGCACCCACCTGATTCTGGAGTACACGGCCACGGACCCGGCGGGCGAGACGGTGTTTGTGGAGCGCATCGGCGGCCTGCTCCGGGGTGTGGGCTGTCTGGACGCCGGGCGCGGCGGCGGCGGGCTGAAGTTTGACAACGACTATGCCGGAGACGGGCCCCCGCTGTGGCGGGAGACCCTGCGGATTGACCCCCTTGCGGCGCATTGGTATGACGCCGGGGCGGACATTCATTTCCCCATCCACACTTCGCCGGCGTTCGCCCGCTTTGTGGGCCTTCCGGGGGCGATCTACCACGGAACGGCGACTCTTTCGCTGGCTCTCAGGGAACTGGTCCGCCGTGAGGCGGGCAATGATCCCCGGCGTGTGAGGTCACTTTCCTGCCTCTTTACGGCGATGGTGACACCAGGCTCCGAAATTACGGTAGAATTGCTGGGCAAGGAAAAGGAAGAATCTGGAACGTCCCTGGCGTTCACAGTAAAGAATCAGGCCGGGAAAACGGCGCTACGAGCGGGCAGCCTTCTCATCGCGGACGACTGA
- a CDS encoding acyl--CoA ligase yields the protein MASSFLWQEAARWAAEKPGAEALVFGERRISWSELSKSVDALACGMLRAGVARGDCVAQISMACPEFVIAFLAASRIGAVWVGLNPKQTRDELRRALEDCQPTLLLTIPGHAGKSLLETVQLFCCEFPCILGAHVIGGAEDWPSFDELYAEVDEELLARTCGDISPEDDCLLMYTSGSSGVPKGVLHCNRSLLANVDQEAPLFGIGNDSRILLHFPINHVAADVEIALCALHGGATIVLMDHFSPEDTLDTIEREGITVLGQVPLMYLLEFASPAFRPERLRGLKTLVWGGSAASPSLLEHLKIIGDLGGAAVITGYGATEFGGFITVTDSDEQLLPGMVGRVYDNCEIKIVGADRMEVPAGTQGEIAVRGPVLMKGYLNKSQLTAEVMDGGGWFYTRDAGYLDEEGRLYICGRLSEMYKSGGENVHPSEVEAVLDAHPKVMFSAVVGMPDALYDEVGHAFVMPHPGEELTVEELRLYCRDSLAAYKIPKGFTICPELPLLPNGKVDKKGLIGLVGKD from the coding sequence ATGGCCTCTTCTTTTTTGTGGCAGGAAGCCGCGCGCTGGGCGGCGGAAAAGCCCGGCGCGGAGGCGCTCGTTTTCGGCGAACGCCGCATCTCATGGTCCGAACTTTCCAAGTCCGTGGACGCCCTGGCCTGCGGCATGCTTCGCGCCGGTGTGGCGCGCGGCGACTGCGTCGCCCAGATATCCATGGCATGCCCCGAGTTCGTCATCGCATTTCTGGCGGCGTCCCGCATCGGCGCGGTGTGGGTGGGCCTGAATCCGAAACAGACCCGGGACGAGTTGCGCCGCGCCCTGGAGGACTGTCAACCGACGCTTCTCCTGACGATTCCCGGACATGCGGGCAAGTCCCTGCTTGAGACGGTGCAACTGTTTTGCTGCGAGTTTCCCTGCATCTTGGGCGCGCATGTGATTGGCGGCGCGGAGGACTGGCCCTCGTTTGACGAACTGTATGCGGAGGTGGACGAGGAGTTGCTTGCGCGGACGTGCGGGGACATCTCCCCGGAGGATGACTGCCTGCTGATGTACACCTCGGGCTCGTCCGGGGTGCCCAAGGGGGTGCTACACTGCAACAGGAGCCTCCTTGCCAATGTGGACCAGGAGGCGCCCCTTTTCGGAATTGGGAATGATTCCCGCATCCTGCTGCATTTCCCCATCAATCATGTCGCGGCGGATGTCGAGATAGCCCTTTGCGCACTGCACGGCGGTGCCACCATCGTGCTGATGGACCATTTCAGCCCCGAGGACACTCTGGACACGATAGAACGGGAGGGGATCACCGTGCTGGGGCAGGTGCCGTTGATGTACCTGCTCGAATTCGCGAGTCCGGCATTCCGGCCCGAACGCCTAAGGGGCCTGAAAACCCTTGTCTGGGGCGGGTCCGCAGCATCCCCCTCCCTGCTGGAGCACCTTAAAATCATCGGGGACCTGGGGGGGGCGGCGGTCATCACCGGCTACGGCGCCACGGAATTCGGGGGATTCATTACGGTCACGGATTCGGATGAGCAGCTTCTTCCCGGCATGGTGGGCAGGGTCTATGACAATTGCGAGATAAAAATCGTGGGCGCCGACCGGATGGAGGTTCCTGCGGGGACTCAGGGGGAGATCGCCGTGCGCGGCCCCGTGCTGATGAAGGGATATTTGAACAAGTCACAGCTCACGGCGGAGGTTATGGACGGCGGGGGCTGGTTTTACACCCGCGACGCGGGCTATCTGGACGAAGAGGGCAGGCTGTACATCTGCGGGCGGCTGTCGGAAATGTACAAATCAGGCGGTGAAAACGTCCATCCCTCCGAGGTGGAGGCCGTTCTGGACGCACACCCCAAGGTGATGTTTTCCGCCGTGGTGGGGATGCCGGACGCCCTCTACGACGAGGTGGGACACGCCTTTGTCATGCCCCATCCGGGCGAGGAGCTCACAGTGGAGGAACTGCGTCTTTACTGCCGTGACAGCCTTGCCGCCTACAAAATCCCCAAAGGCTTCACCATCTGTCCCGAACTTCCCCTACTGCCCAACGGCAAGGTGGACAAAAAGGGGCTGATTGGGCTTGTCGGCAAGGACTGA
- a CDS encoding UDP-glucose/GDP-mannose dehydrogenase family protein, protein MKITVVGTGYQGLVTGTCLAENGHQIICVDRDADRVAALAAGRLPIHEPGLEELLARNLEEERISFTTDLRGAVGESLMVFLCVGTPVGEDGEADISGVLDATRQVGAAMTGYKILVNKSTCPPGTAGRMEEILRECSEHPADVVVNPDFMKEGSAIDDFMRPDRVIVGCGDVRVREIMRELYSPFLRTGKPILMMARRSAEMAKYATNAMLASRISLMNQLADICEAWCCDIADVREAVGSDSRIGPTFLFPGIGFGGGGLPRDLATCIKLARDKEVPCDLLQSVKEVNDRRRRQLAARVISHYGGDLTGKLIAVWGASFKPRTDDLRGAPSLEIIDSLLQAGAAIRVYDPVAGPKISARYGDRVEVAQKYYGALEGADGLVIITEWNEFRRPDYARMASLMRRPVIFDGRNLYTPSVMRQHGFDYFSIGRPAS, encoded by the coding sequence ATGAAAATAACCGTAGTCGGAACCGGATACCAGGGCCTGGTCACGGGCACCTGTCTGGCGGAGAACGGCCATCAGATCATCTGTGTGGACCGTGACGCGGACCGGGTGGCGGCGCTTGCGGCGGGCCGTCTCCCCATCCATGAGCCCGGCCTGGAGGAACTGCTCGCTCGCAACCTCGAGGAGGAGCGCATTTCCTTCACCACGGACCTGCGGGGCGCGGTGGGGGAGTCGCTGATGGTGTTCCTCTGCGTGGGGACGCCGGTGGGCGAGGACGGCGAGGCGGACATTTCCGGCGTGCTCGACGCAACACGCCAGGTGGGCGCGGCCATGACGGGCTACAAGATACTGGTGAACAAAAGCACCTGCCCGCCGGGCACCGCGGGGCGGATGGAGGAGATACTGCGGGAGTGCTCGGAGCATCCGGCGGACGTGGTGGTGAACCCGGACTTCATGAAGGAGGGGTCCGCCATTGACGATTTCATGCGCCCCGACCGGGTGATTGTGGGGTGCGGGGACGTGCGGGTGCGCGAGATCATGCGCGAGCTGTACAGCCCGTTTCTCCGGACGGGAAAGCCCATCCTGATGATGGCGCGCCGCAGCGCGGAGATGGCGAAATATGCGACGAACGCCATGCTGGCGTCGCGCATTTCGCTGATGAACCAATTGGCCGACATTTGCGAGGCATGGTGCTGCGACATCGCCGACGTGCGCGAGGCGGTCGGCTCGGACAGCCGCATCGGCCCGACCTTCCTGTTTCCCGGCATCGGGTTTGGCGGCGGCGGACTGCCCCGCGACCTGGCCACATGCATCAAGCTGGCCCGGGACAAGGAAGTCCCCTGCGATTTGCTCCAGTCCGTCAAGGAGGTCAATGACCGGCGGCGGCGGCAGTTGGCCGCCCGGGTAATCAGCCACTATGGAGGCGACCTCACCGGGAAGCTCATCGCCGTTTGGGGCGCGAGTTTCAAGCCGCGCACGGATGACCTGCGGGGCGCGCCGTCTCTGGAAATCATTGACAGCCTGCTGCAAGCCGGCGCCGCCATCAGGGTTTATGACCCTGTTGCCGGACCGAAAATCAGCGCCCGTTACGGGGACCGGGTGGAGGTGGCGCAGAAATATTACGGCGCGCTGGAGGGGGCCGACGGCCTTGTCATCATCACCGAATGGAACGAGTTCAGGCGTCCGGACTATGCGCGCATGGCCTCGCTCATGCGGCGTCCGGTAATCTTTGACGGGCGCAATCTCTACACCCCCTCCGTGATGCGCCAGCACGGGTTTGACTACTTCAGCATCGGGCGTCCGGCCTCCTGA
- a CDS encoding STAS domain-containing protein — MSEHDEPMVIFNEQPPIHVGTVSPSRVLRMVNIAELGVTVLAYVKKHPGLNLLLSFENVDYLSSAVLTELLRINQAIQECRGRLRLCAVSPAIQEIFQITRLDTVFSIHGEGVDVEAKKFARAIALEREEKAWESGGPSAS; from the coding sequence ATGAGCGAACATGACGAGCCAATGGTGATATTCAACGAGCAGCCGCCCATACACGTGGGGACGGTGAGCCCGTCGCGCGTGCTTCGGATGGTGAACATCGCCGAACTGGGGGTCACGGTGCTGGCGTATGTGAAAAAGCACCCCGGCTTGAACCTGCTGCTGAGCTTCGAGAATGTGGACTATCTCTCGAGCGCGGTGCTGACGGAGCTGCTGCGCATCAACCAGGCCATACAGGAGTGCCGGGGGCGTCTTCGCCTGTGCGCGGTTTCCCCGGCCATCCAGGAAATTTTCCAGATAACCCGCCTCGACACGGTCTTTTCAATCCATGGCGAGGGGGTGGATGTCGAGGCGAAAAAGTTTGCCCGCGCGATAGCGCTCGAGCGCGAGGAGAAGGCCTGGGAATCGGGGGGGCCGTCCGCCAGTTGA
- a CDS encoding HAD family phosphatase, whose translation MKMLPRFADRDTAAGLVSALSDEFAVVENPPYIHPPYEVYPLSKGCSTLSRGLAAAVMDMDGTTTTTEPVCIHALDTMVRRASGRDADPDWPGLDHARDYPHIIGNSTTKHVEYLVRAYGGQFLPDALRRHYIAAAAWTLGHGQDPQRQREVRSTMASLGVGEMAGDARFAALCREDFPGGAEAARLLDTLDGEYAGRFSCGGVAALTRACIDIYYQRYHEVLGAVGAGRGAEMAHAVLGGKGGHLIGPMPGVGVFLALVKGLLGTEAGAFAEMLAVRLDGVPGTNPPAPDKAAERMARLGAHFQQHPAKVALVTSSIAYEARLVLGEVFRVLREEIPEWPVDRPLRADLLEAFASPEVFYDGVITATDSSEIRLKPHRDLYSMAMHELGVYPEDFDCVAGFEDSDSGTIAIRAAGIALSCALPFAMTTGHQFRAATQVCPGGLPQVLLEHGLFLEGF comes from the coding sequence ATGAAAATGCTGCCCCGATTTGCAGACCGGGACACCGCCGCCGGGCTGGTGTCCGCCCTTTCGGACGAGTTTGCCGTGGTGGAGAACCCGCCGTACATCCATCCGCCTTATGAGGTGTATCCACTTTCCAAAGGGTGTTCCACACTCTCCCGCGGGCTGGCGGCGGCGGTGATGGACATGGACGGCACGACAACGACGACCGAGCCGGTGTGCATCCATGCGCTGGACACCATGGTGCGACGCGCCAGCGGACGGGACGCGGACCCGGACTGGCCGGGGCTGGACCATGCGCGGGACTACCCGCACATCATCGGAAACAGCACCACGAAGCATGTGGAGTATCTGGTGCGCGCCTATGGCGGGCAGTTTTTGCCGGACGCGCTCCGCCGGCATTACATCGCGGCGGCGGCGTGGACCCTCGGCCATGGCCAGGACCCGCAGCGCCAGCGCGAGGTGCGCAGCACCATGGCCTCGCTGGGCGTGGGGGAGATGGCGGGGGATGCGCGTTTTGCCGCACTGTGCCGGGAGGATTTCCCCGGCGGCGCGGAGGCCGCGCGCCTGCTGGACACATTGGACGGGGAGTATGCGGGGCGGTTTTCCTGCGGCGGGGTTGCCGCGCTGACCCGCGCCTGCATTGACATTTACTACCAGCGGTACCATGAGGTATTGGGCGCCGTGGGAGCGGGCCGGGGTGCGGAAATGGCCCATGCCGTGCTTGGCGGAAAAGGCGGGCATCTTATCGGCCCCATGCCCGGCGTGGGGGTCTTTCTCGCGCTGGTCAAGGGACTGCTGGGAACGGAGGCGGGCGCTTTCGCGGAAATGCTGGCGGTCCGGCTTGACGGGGTGCCCGGCACGAATCCCCCCGCGCCGGACAAGGCAGCCGAAAGAATGGCGCGGCTAGGGGCGCATTTTCAGCAACACCCCGCCAAGGTGGCGCTGGTGACCTCCTCCATCGCCTACGAGGCCAGACTGGTGCTGGGGGAGGTGTTCCGGGTGTTGCGGGAAGAGATACCGGAATGGCCCGTGGACAGGCCGCTCAGGGCGGACCTGCTGGAGGCGTTCGCCTCGCCGGAAGTCTTCTATGACGGCGTCATCACCGCCACGGATTCAAGTGAAATACGGCTGAAGCCGCACCGGGACCTTTACTCGATGGCCATGCACGAACTGGGGGTGTATCCGGAGGATTTTGACTGTGTGGCGGGCTTCGAGGACAGCGACTCGGGCACCATCGCCATCCGCGCGGCGGGCATCGCCCTTTCCTGCGCGCTTCCCTTTGCCATGACCACGGGGCACCAGTTCCGTGCGGCCACCCAGGTGTGCCCCGGCGGGCTGCCGCAGGTGTTGCTGGAACACGGGCTCTTTTTGGAAGGCTTTTAA
- a CDS encoding ATP-binding protein: MFRDFFDREIPDSMDALDGLLASASAALEAEGFLHAGAGCRVLLCLEEALTNAVRHGGGCAGTGRVRLTLASDQDTCRIRVYDGGGGFDPSRLEMPPPDRPGGRGVCLMRHYMAELSYDQGAGCLEMVMRTEKRGLAPGKREECDERT, from the coding sequence ATGTTCAGGGACTTTTTCGACAGGGAAATACCGGACAGCATGGACGCCCTCGACGGGCTGCTGGCATCCGCATCGGCGGCCTTGGAGGCGGAGGGCTTTCTCCATGCGGGCGCCGGGTGCCGGGTTCTGCTGTGCCTTGAAGAGGCGCTGACCAACGCGGTCCGCCATGGAGGCGGGTGTGCGGGAACGGGCCGGGTCCGTCTCACCCTCGCGTCTGACCAGGACACATGCCGGATACGGGTTTATGACGGGGGCGGCGGTTTCGACCCGTCCCGGCTGGAGATGCCGCCGCCGGACCGGCCGGGCGGGCGGGGGGTCTGCCTGATGCGGCACTACATGGCCGAGTTGTCCTATGATCAAGGGGCTGGATGCCTGGAAATGGTGATGCGAACGGAAAAGCGGGGTTTGGCGCCCGGCAAGAGGGAAGAATGCGATGAGCGAACATGA
- a CDS encoding citrate synthase, whose translation MDNAKLILGGKEYELPTFAGTENELAIDIKKLRDMTGAITYDPGYGNTGACKSSITYIDGDAGILRYRGYPIEQLAGKLKYSAAAYLMVFGKIPTEEEFLEWRKQLTLNSFIHSSQVNFLDHYPAGAHPMNILGSMVSSMSSFYPHDSEDEAHVNVNIQRLIGQVKTIAAFSYRKSVGLPYIYPRTDHSYAANFLRMMFASPAEEYTVPKVMEEALDMLLILHMDHEQNCSTSTVRMVCSSMANIYAAVSAGINALWGKLHGGANEAVLNMLQQIHEDNDDYMKYVNLAKDKNSNFRLMGFGHRVYKNFDPRATLLKGAVDRILDELGIHDPLLDIAKNLEEVALKDEFFIQRKLYPNIDFYSGIIYRALGIPTEMFTVLFAIGRMPGWIAHFLEMRQDPDLRIQRPRQIYMGETLREYNPKA comes from the coding sequence ATGGACAACGCGAAACTCATTTTGGGCGGCAAGGAGTACGAATTGCCAACCTTTGCAGGCACGGAAAACGAGTTGGCCATTGACATTAAGAAGCTGCGGGACATGACCGGCGCCATCACTTACGATCCCGGCTACGGCAACACAGGCGCCTGCAAAAGCAGCATCACTTACATTGACGGCGATGCGGGCATTCTCCGTTACCGTGGCTATCCCATTGAGCAGTTGGCGGGCAAGTTGAAGTACTCCGCCGCGGCCTATCTGATGGTGTTCGGGAAGATTCCGACCGAGGAGGAGTTCCTGGAATGGCGCAAACAGCTCACGCTGAACAGTTTCATCCATTCCAGCCAGGTGAACTTTCTTGACCACTATCCGGCGGGCGCGCATCCGATGAACATTCTCGGTTCCATGGTCTCGTCCATGTCGTCCTTCTATCCCCATGACTCCGAGGACGAGGCCCACGTCAATGTCAACATTCAGCGGCTTATCGGGCAGGTGAAGACCATCGCGGCCTTCTCCTACCGGAAATCCGTGGGCTTGCCGTACATCTATCCGCGCACGGACCACAGCTATGCGGCCAACTTCCTGCGCATGATGTTCGCGTCCCCCGCCGAGGAGTACACCGTGCCGAAGGTGATGGAGGAGGCGCTGGACATGCTGCTGATCCTCCACATGGACCATGAGCAGAACTGCAGCACCTCGACGGTGCGCATGGTGTGCAGCTCGATGGCGAACATCTATGCCGCCGTGTCCGCGGGCATCAACGCGCTGTGGGGCAAACTCCACGGCGGCGCGAACGAGGCGGTGCTGAACATGCTCCAGCAGATTCACGAGGACAACGACGACTACATGAAGTATGTCAACCTCGCGAAGGACAAGAACAGCAACTTCCGCCTGATGGGCTTCGGGCACCGGGTGTACAAGAATTTCGACCCGCGCGCCACCCTGCTGAAGGGCGCCGTGGACAGGATTCTGGACGAGCTCGGCATTCATGACCCGCTGCTGGACATCGCCAAGAACCTGGAGGAGGTCGCGCTGAAGGACGAGTTCTTCATCCAGCGCAAGCTCTACCCGAACATTGATTTCTACAGCGGGATCATCTACCGGGCCCTGGGCATCCCCACGGAGATGTTCACGGTGCTCTTCGCCATTGGCCGCATGCCCGGATGGATTGCCCACTTCCTTGAAATGCGGCAGGACCCCGACCTGCGCATCCAGCGCCCGAGGCAGATTTACATGGGCGAAACCCTGCGGGAGTACAATCCAAAGGCATGA
- a CDS encoding glycoside hydrolase family 99-like domain-containing protein yields MNSIIAAAFLMTAALPAWNFDADGDPAGWQANAQITDIVVNGGVLAGRTTDWDPFFTLDGLDIPATPWQYVLLRIKSDTPCTGQLFWTGDLSGEHGGLSEIKSARFQAAGDGEWQDIVLVPGWHREGRITRMRLDLCGDMAFAIDHLRVVDYAGALAPAATVDWPEGLNGWTALPGNAGRFSPPLRFSADGACWVSMVIDAKQEGGAEFLWLAEGHLGLLTETAALRPGRHTYNILLGGHPGWKGEIKGVGVRLPDPESAQVLSLTLGEAPSGPADPDLVYFGFEDGVNRAGRECRLLALVTNRGGGELSMADWHLAAGDGLHILAGPPEASRHPIANGEQAELFWTVRADSPGTVDATLTGPAGYPGQQVSLVFEPAVSAPKSDYVPVPVPVETSLDVCMYYFPGWDSDTKWDCIRRIAPVRKPVLGYYDESKPEIVDWQIKWAVENGISCFLVDWYWSQGGQHLTHWFEAYRKAHYRDQLKVAIMWANHNAPNTHSREDWRAVTREWIDKYFTLPAYYHINGKPAVFIWDPSGVRRDLGGPDEVRAALEDSQRMAREAGYEGVEFVAMSGHENAAQAAALLAEGYSGATTYHEWGRAAEMAPAPSLARFDDVVHTAPAAWERRIKDCGPLYYHPVVDTGWDSRPWHGDKSLVLRGRNVDGFESLLNQAKAFCAEHGRSMVVLGPANEWGEGSYVEPNTEFGFGMYEAIRRVFGIGDPAQWPQNFSPKDLGLGPYDFPRTPPTLDWTFDGGPGGWVTMMHATPAECVDGQLTLTTLGHDPALVSPTPGLHANRHRQLVISMSVSGPDNRTSSAQLFWSSWGSATSESASVRFDVVADGVMRDHVLDLGAHPRWRGPISMLRFDPCNFKDAEIRLDRIRFGP; encoded by the coding sequence TTGAACAGCATCATCGCCGCCGCATTTCTGATGACCGCCGCGCTTCCCGCCTGGAACTTCGACGCGGACGGGGACCCCGCCGGATGGCAGGCCAACGCCCAAATCACCGACATCGTGGTGAACGGCGGCGTTCTCGCGGGGCGCACCACGGACTGGGATCCTTTTTTCACCCTCGACGGACTCGACATCCCCGCCACGCCCTGGCAATATGTGCTGCTTCGCATCAAAAGTGACACCCCCTGCACGGGCCAACTCTTCTGGACCGGCGACCTCTCCGGTGAGCACGGGGGACTGAGTGAAATCAAATCCGCAAGGTTTCAGGCAGCGGGAGACGGCGAATGGCAGGACATCGTCCTGGTGCCCGGATGGCACCGGGAGGGGCGCATCACGCGCATGCGCCTGGACCTGTGCGGGGACATGGCTTTCGCGATTGATCACCTGCGGGTGGTGGACTATGCGGGCGCCCTTGCGCCCGCCGCAACGGTTGACTGGCCGGAGGGGCTGAACGGGTGGACCGCCCTGCCGGGCAATGCGGGACGCTTCTCCCCGCCGTTGCGCTTTTCCGCGGACGGTGCCTGCTGGGTCAGCATGGTGATAGACGCAAAACAGGAGGGCGGCGCCGAGTTCCTGTGGCTGGCGGAGGGCCATTTGGGCCTGCTCACGGAAACGGCGGCGCTGCGACCCGGACGGCACACCTACAACATCCTCCTCGGGGGGCATCCCGGATGGAAGGGTGAAATCAAGGGCGTGGGTGTCCGGCTGCCCGACCCGGAAAGCGCCCAGGTCCTCTCCCTCACCCTTGGCGAGGCACCTTCTGGTCCGGCTGATCCCGACCTGGTTTACTTTGGTTTTGAGGACGGGGTCAACCGGGCGGGGCGGGAATGCCGCCTTCTGGCCCTGGTCACCAACCGGGGCGGCGGGGAACTTTCCATGGCGGATTGGCATCTTGCCGCCGGGGACGGCCTGCACATTCTCGCCGGGCCCCCGGAAGCTTCCAGACATCCCATTGCAAACGGCGAGCAGGCGGAACTGTTCTGGACTGTCCGTGCGGACAGTCCCGGCACGGTTGACGCCACCTTGACAGGACCGGCGGGGTATCCCGGGCAACAAGTCTCCCTGGTGTTTGAGCCCGCCGTCTCCGCGCCCAAGTCCGACTATGTGCCCGTTCCCGTCCCCGTGGAAACCAGCCTGGATGTCTGCATGTACTATTTCCCCGGCTGGGACTCCGACACGAAATGGGACTGCATCCGCCGCATCGCCCCGGTGCGGAAACCCGTGCTCGGCTATTATGACGAGTCCAAACCGGAAATCGTGGACTGGCAAATCAAGTGGGCCGTGGAAAACGGCATTTCCTGCTTTCTGGTGGACTGGTACTGGTCCCAGGGCGGCCAGCATCTGACCCACTGGTTCGAGGCCTACCGCAAGGCCCACTACCGCGACCAGTTGAAGGTGGCCATCATGTGGGCCAACCACAACGCACCCAACACACATTCGAGGGAGGACTGGCGGGCGGTCACCCGCGAATGGATTGACAAGTACTTCACCCTGCCCGCCTATTACCACATCAACGGAAAACCCGCCGTGTTCATCTGGGACCCGTCGGGTGTCCGCCGCGACCTGGGCGGCCCGGACGAGGTGCGCGCGGCGCTGGAAGACTCCCAGCGCATGGCCCGCGAAGCGGGGTATGAAGGCGTTGAGTTCGTGGCCATGAGCGGGCATGAAAACGCCGCGCAGGCCGCGGCCCTCCTTGCGGAGGGGTATTCCGGCGCCACCACCTACCATGAATGGGGGCGCGCCGCGGAGATGGCCCCCGCCCCGTCACTGGCCCGTTTTGACGATGTCGTGCACACCGCGCCGGCCGCCTGGGAGCGGCGTATCAAGGACTGCGGCCCCCTTTATTATCATCCTGTGGTGGACACGGGATGGGACTCGCGTCCCTGGCACGGGGACAAGTCCCTGGTGCTGCGGGGCCGGAATGTGGACGGGTTTGAGTCCCTCCTGAACCAGGCAAAGGCCTTCTGCGCGGAACACGGCCGGAGCATGGTGGTGCTGGGACCCGCCAACGAGTGGGGCGAGGGCAGCTATGTCGAGCCGAACACGGAGTTCGGGTTTGGCATGTATGAGGCAATCCGCAGGGTGTTCGGGATCGGCGACCCCGCACAGTGGCCGCAAAACTTCTCCCCGAAAGACCTGGGGCTGGGCCCCTATGATTTCCCCCGGACACCGCCCACGCTGGACTGGACCTTTGATGGAGGACCCGGCGGCTGGGTCACCATGATGCACGCCACACCGGCGGAATGCGTTGACGGACAACTCACCCTCACCACACTGGGCCATGACCCGGCGCTGGTCAGCCCCACGCCGGGGCTGCACGCAAACCGGCACCGGCAACTGGTGATATCCATGTCCGTATCTGGCCCGGACAACCGCACAAGTTCCGCGCAGTTGTTCTGGTCCTCCTGGGGAAGCGCCACCAGCGAGTCCGCAAGTGTCCGGTTTGACGTGGTGGCTGACGGGGTCATGAGGGACCATGTCCTCGACCTCGGCGCACACCCCCGCTGGCGCGGGCCGATTTCCATGCTCCGCTTCGACCCCTGCAATTTCAAGGATGCGGAAATCAGGCTGGACCGCATCCGGTTCGGGCCGTAA
- a CDS encoding carbohydrate-binding family 9-like protein, with protein sequence MTPTHTVRCVKSLPAADAAWDDAAWSAAEPLEVSLFHPESSAHRPVTRARMLHDGKALAGIFHVSDRYVLCRQTGYQAMVCKDSCVEFFVRPKADKGYMNFEMNCCGHLRTEYIEDPVRVDGGFKKSMLVAEKFGKMVRVHASMSGPVETEITDPVVWTVGFHIPFGVFEAHMGALGDVHGQVWRANFYKCADDSSHPHWASWSPVGEQLNFHQPDRFGLLVME encoded by the coding sequence ATGACACCCACCCACACAGTCCGGTGTGTGAAATCCTTGCCGGCGGCGGACGCCGCATGGGACGACGCGGCGTGGTCCGCCGCGGAACCGCTGGAAGTGTCGCTGTTTCATCCGGAGAGCAGCGCGCACCGTCCGGTGACGCGGGCAAGGATGCTGCATGACGGCAAGGCCCTGGCGGGCATCTTTCATGTCAGCGACCGGTACGTGCTGTGCCGCCAGACGGGCTATCAGGCCATGGTGTGCAAGGACTCGTGTGTGGAGTTTTTTGTGCGCCCGAAGGCGGACAAGGGCTACATGAATTTCGAGATGAACTGCTGCGGGCACCTGCGCACCGAGTACATCGAGGACCCGGTCCGCGTGGACGGCGGGTTCAAAAAAAGCATGCTGGTGGCGGAGAAGTTTGGAAAGATGGTCCGCGTGCATGCGTCCATGTCCGGACCGGTTGAGACGGAAATAACGGATCCCGTGGTCTGGACGGTGGGGTTCCATATACCGTTTGGCGTGTTTGAGGCGCACATGGGCGCGCTGGGCGACGTGCACGGCCAGGTGTGGCGGGCCAATTTCTACAAATGCGCCGACGACTCGTCCCATCCCCACTGGGCCTCGTGGTCCCCGGTGGGGGAGCAGCTTAATTTTCATCAGCCGGACCGTTTCGGCCTGCTGGTGATGGAATAG